A segment of the Lycium ferocissimum isolate CSIRO_LF1 chromosome 5, AGI_CSIRO_Lferr_CH_V1, whole genome shotgun sequence genome:
GGAAAACCATAAACAAAGTGACATAATCAACAAGGATCATATAGCCCATTTTAACATGTTTGGAAATGAAGCGTAATTATCATATATAATGAGTAGAAAAAACAAATTGACAGCAATAGCCTCCTAAGAATTCGAACTCAtgacgaatttttttttttttccttttgggcCTATGAGAAAACGTGATTTCTTAgacattttttttgtgcggattgctcTTCAaaaagcactggtctttaatttttgtctctcaaattggtggtctttaatttttgtctttcgccTAATATccaaggttctgggttcgaacctcaGTTCAGTAAAAAATAGAATGAAATTTCGCACGGCAGAGATTTGAATTCGCAAGGcaatgcaaaactctacctcagGTAGAGTGTTagaatatatgataatatattcTGATTTTGTATAGTTGTTATATTTGTTAGGTGTATATTTAGCGATATAATTAGCCCTTAATTATAGCTAATCAGTTTGTATCCTTAGCCTAACTTTACACTTGTAATCTTGTATATAAGCTAATTATGCTTAAGGAATTATTCAGGGAAGATACTTCTTTCATGGTATCAGATTTCTAGGTTTCCATCCTCACTCTTCCGCAACCGCCCTTCGTCTTCTTCCTGttgcattttttcttttcttttctcttctccatGGCTGAGTCCAAATCATCCTTTCACCCTGCTCTTGCTGTTTCTAACATCAAgaatcttgttctcgtcacccTTGAGATGGAGAACGTTCAATATGCTACGTGGGCGGAACTCTTCAAAATTCACGCACGATCTCACAAAGTCATAGACCATATTATTCCTCCAAAGAAAAGGCAAGGAGAAGCCCCCTAAGACAGAGGAGGAGATGGAACTGTGGGTCACCTTCGATGCCACGGTACTCTAATGGATCTATGCCACTATCTCTCAAGATTTGCTACATACAATTCTTGAACCCGACACTACGGCGATGGAGGCTTGGAATAGGCTGTGTGATATATTCCAAGATAACAAACACTCCCGTGCCGTCACACTTGAGTACGATTTCACACACACTGAAATGGAGCAATTTCCCAATGTCTCCGCGTACTATCAACATCTCAAGTCCTTGTCGGATCAACTCAAGAATGTAGGCTCTTCGGTGGACAATAACCGACTGGTTCTCCAACTGGTGTCCGGCCTCACCGAGCCATATAATGGTGTGGCCACACTCATCCGTCAAAGCGATCCTTTGCCCCAATTTTATCAAGCTCGCTCGATGCTTGTTCTTGAAGAGGTTGGTCTCAGAAAGACGACTCAAAACACATCTTCTGCTATGGTTGCTCGTGATTCGGACAATTCTCATGACTCTGTTGATCAATCGTCCTCACAACGCC
Coding sequences within it:
- the LOC132058517 gene encoding uncharacterized protein LOC132058517, coding for MEAWNRLCDIFQDNKHSRAVTLEYDFTHTEMEQFPNVSAYYQHLKSLSDQLKNVGSSVDNNRLVLQLVSGLTEPYNGVATLIRQSDPLPQFYQARSMLVLEEVGLRKTTQNTSSAMVARDSDNSHDSVDQSSSQRHNLGGKRPQSHGNSGKNRNSGGGKGKGNFGGGSGGGGKGGGSNNRNGRQEQPSPPPQSGTSRGGGGCRGHGCSGLYPHVHFLLDNGPGPT